One Ahaetulla prasina isolate Xishuangbanna chromosome 1, ASM2864084v1, whole genome shotgun sequence DNA window includes the following coding sequences:
- the LOC131188498 gene encoding uncharacterized protein LOC131188498: MEPKTHPSSKFPESGSSLPTMGKNLQGAVRGGLRTLYLHLVSLQEGILSWYLCLKQIQWDLLCWIQASLELTIDFFFCWAQNVLLASMMLLLLAWQIHSGAKEYGWRSFLQRLVLEKQLTQRISLLKSCCWNLENLLIQITWTSVYCFIWIVSCIVQALEASYKQAAQMARDQTEEDKKETARPLMMTSHSALLSRQELLT, from the exons ATGGAGCCCAAGACACATCCTTCTAGCAAATTTCCTGAGTCAGGATCCTCGCTTCCAACGATGGGGAAAAACCTACAGGGTGCAGTTCGAGGGGGGCTGAGAACTCTGTACCTGCACCTTGTCTCACTGCAAGAGGGGATTCTGAGTTGGTATTTATGTCTGAAGCAGATTCAGTGGGATCTCCTGTGCTGGATCCAGGCTTCCTTGGAGCTAACTATAGACTTCTTCTTCTGCTGGGCACAAAATGTCCTCCTAGCTTCCATGATGCTCCTGCTGTTGGCATGGCAAATTCACAGTGGAGCCAAGGAATATGGCTGGAGATCATTCCTACAAAGGCTG GTCCTGGAAAAGCAGCTTACCCAGAGGATTTCACTACTGAAAAGCTGCTGCTGGAATCTGGAGAACCTCCTTATTCAGATAACCTGGACCTCAGTTTATTGCTTCATCTGGATTGTGTCCTGCATTGTTCAGGCCCTGGAAGCCAGCTACAAGCAGGCTGCCCAAATGGCCAGAGACCAGACtgaagaagacaaaaaggaaACAGCAAGGCCACTCATGATGACCTCTCATTCAGCTCTTCTCTCAAGGCAGGAATTGCTGACCTAG